A window of the Cynocephalus volans isolate mCynVol1 chromosome 10, mCynVol1.pri, whole genome shotgun sequence genome harbors these coding sequences:
- the LOC134387025 gene encoding reticulophagy regulator 3-like, producing the protein MAEAERVAAAPGPALGSTFRGRRAMSGSWERAQQVEAAQRALVEVLGPYEPLLSRVQAALVWERPARSAVWCLGLNAAFWR; encoded by the exons ATGGCGGAGGCTGAGAGGGTGGCCGCGGCCCCAGGCCCTGCTTTAGGGTCGACTTTCAGGGGCCGCCGAGCCATGTCAGGCTCCTGGGAGCGGGCCCAGCAGGTTGAAGCGGCGCAGCGGGCCCTGGTGGAGGTGCTGGGGCCTTACGAGCCTCTGCTGAGTCGGGTGCAGGCAGCCCTGGTGTGGGAGCGGCCAGCCAGGAGCGCCGTGTGGTGCCTGGGGCTGAACGCGGCTTTCTG GAGATAA
- the LOC134389593 gene encoding tubulin gamma-1 chain-like produces the protein MPREIITLQLGQCGNQIGFEFWKQLCAEHGISPEGIVEEFATEGTDRKDVFFYQADDEHYIPRAVLLDLEPRVIHSILNSPYAKLYNPENIYLSEHGGGAGNNWASGFSQGEKIHEDIFDIIDREADGSDSLEGFVLCHSIAGGTGSGLGSYLLERLNDRYPKKLVQTYSVFPNQDEMSDVVVQPYNSLLTLKRLTQNADCVVVLDNTALNRIATDRLHIQNPSFSQINQLVSTIMSASTTTLRYPGYMNNDLIGLIASLIPTPRLHFLMTGYTPLTTDQSVASVRKTTVLDVMRRLLQPKNVMVSAGRDRQTNHCYIAILNIIQGEVDPTQVHKSLQRIRERKLANFIPWGPASIQVALSRKSPYLPSAHRVSGLMMANHTSISSLFERTCRQYDKLRKREAFLEQFRKEDMFKDNFNEMDTSREIVQQLIDEYHAATRPDYISWGTQEQWVPQDKDPHLPYWLGQAPSD, from the exons ATGCCGAGGGAAATCATCACCCTACAGTTGGGCCAGTGCGGCAATCAGA TTGGGTTCGAGTTCTGGAAACAACTGTGCGCCGAACATGGTATCAGCCCCGAGGGCATCGTGGAGGAATTCGCCACCGAGGGCACTGACCGCAAGGACGTCTTTTTCTACCAG GCGGACGATGAGCACTACATCCCCCGGGCCGTGTTGCTGGACCTGGAGCCCCGGGTGATCCACTCCATCCTCAACTCCCCCTATGCCAAGCTGTACAACCCAGAGAACATCTACCTGTCCGAgcatggaggaggagctggcaacAACTGGGCCAGTGGATTCTCCCAG GGAGAGAAGATCCACGAAGACATTTTTGACATCATAGATCGGGAGGCAGATGGTAGTGACAGTCTAGAG GGCTTTGTGCTGTGTCACTCCATCGCTGGGGGGACAggctctggcctgggctcctATCTCTTAGAACGGCTGAATGACAG GTACCCCAAGAAGCTGGTGCAGACGTACTCAGTGTTTCCCAACCAGGATGAGATGAGCGACGTGGTGGTACAACCTTACAACTCACTCCTCACGCTCAAGAGGCTGACCCAGAACGCAGACTGTGTG GTGGTGCTGGACAACACAGCCCTGAACCGGATCGCCACAGACCGCCTGCACATCCAGAACCCGTCCTTCTCCCAGATCAACCAGCTG GTGTCCACCATCATGTCGGCCAGCACGACCACCCTGCGCTACCCTGGATACATGAACAACGACCTCATCGGCCTCATTGCCTCGCTCATTCCCACACCCCGGCTCCACTTCCTCATGACCGGCTACACCCCCCTCACCACGGACCAGTCA GTGGCTAGCGTAAGGAAGACCACGGTCCTAGATGTCATGAGGCGGCTGCTACAGCCCAAGAACGTGATGGTGTCCGCAGGCCGGGACCGCCAGACCAACCACTGCTACATTGCCATCCTCAACATCATCCAGGGAGAGGTGGACCCCACCCAG GTCCACAAGAGCCTGCAGAGGATCCGGGAACGGAAGTTGGCCAATTTCATCCCCTGGGGCCCAGCCAGCATCCAGGTGGCCCTGTCCAGGAAGTCTCCCTACCTGCCCTCAGCCCACCGTGTTAGCGGTCTGATGATGGCCAACCACACCAGCATCTCCTCG CTCTTTGAAAGGACCTGTCGTCAGTACGACAAGCTGAGGAAGCGGGAGGCATTCCTGGAGCAGTTCCGCAAGGAGGACATGTTCAAGGACAACTTTAATGAGATGGACACGTCCAGGGAGATTGTGCAGCAACTCATTGATGAGTACCATGCAGCCACACGGCCAGACTACATCTCCTGGGGCACCCAGGAGCAGTGGGTCCCCCAGGACAAGGACCCTCATCTGCCTTATTGGTTGGGCCAGGCCCCATCTGACTGA